A single genomic interval of Saccharospirillum mangrovi harbors:
- a CDS encoding tyrosine-type recombinase/integrase, with translation MTKPLPSPIPIFDNLSHFENPFRHRPQASEQVRQHARIAETDLGNDLQLCHEFLYSYRGSSDTFASYRREIERFMQWCWFLQGLSLAEVRRQHIEAFVEFCQDPPRHWIGTKSVARFRDSGGERVQNPEWKPFVAKVSKRDHKRGQSADIGGFDLSQSALQAIFSILSTFFNYLLQEEHVELNPVAQIRQKGKFLRKRQGAATIRRLSEAQWHEVLNAIENAVPEDPERYERALFIVSCLFGMYLRISELAETDRWQPSMGDFTQDAHGNWWFTTVGKGNKERDVSVSDAMLLSLRRFRAFLGQTPLPLPGESAPLIPKVRGKGGITSTRQIRFIVQECFDLAIERLRTQGEIEEADALQAATVHWLRHTGISEDVKTRPREHVRDDAGHGSSAITDRYIDVERQARHASARHKKINPVESD, from the coding sequence GTGACCAAGCCTCTGCCCTCGCCCATTCCGATCTTCGACAACCTCAGCCACTTCGAAAACCCGTTCCGGCATCGACCTCAGGCCAGCGAACAGGTTCGCCAACACGCGCGCATTGCTGAAACTGACCTCGGTAACGACCTGCAACTGTGCCACGAATTTCTCTACAGCTACCGCGGTAGCTCGGACACCTTCGCGTCGTACCGGCGTGAAATCGAACGCTTTATGCAGTGGTGCTGGTTTCTGCAGGGCTTGAGCCTGGCCGAAGTCCGACGCCAGCACATCGAGGCTTTTGTCGAATTCTGCCAGGATCCACCCCGACACTGGATCGGCACCAAGAGTGTGGCCCGGTTTCGCGACAGTGGCGGCGAGCGGGTGCAGAACCCGGAATGGAAACCCTTTGTCGCCAAAGTCTCCAAGCGCGACCACAAACGCGGCCAAAGCGCCGACATCGGTGGCTTTGACTTAAGCCAAAGCGCGCTCCAGGCGATTTTTTCTATCCTGTCGACCTTCTTCAATTATTTGCTGCAGGAAGAACACGTCGAACTTAATCCGGTGGCGCAGATTCGGCAGAAAGGCAAATTCCTGCGCAAACGCCAGGGCGCGGCGACCATTCGCCGGCTGTCGGAAGCCCAGTGGCACGAAGTCCTGAACGCCATCGAAAACGCCGTGCCAGAAGATCCGGAGCGTTATGAGCGGGCGCTGTTCATCGTCAGTTGCCTGTTTGGTATGTATCTGCGGATTTCCGAACTGGCCGAAACCGATCGCTGGCAGCCCAGCATGGGCGATTTCACTCAGGACGCGCACGGCAACTGGTGGTTCACTACCGTAGGCAAAGGCAATAAAGAACGGGATGTTTCGGTGTCGGACGCCATGCTGCTGTCGTTACGTCGTTTCCGCGCCTTTCTGGGCCAGACGCCACTGCCGTTACCGGGTGAATCGGCGCCGTTGATCCCCAAAGTCCGCGGCAAAGGCGGCATCACCAGCACCCGCCAGATTCGTTTTATCGTTCAGGAATGTTTTGATCTGGCGATCGAGCGGCTGCGCACCCAGGGTGAAATCGAAGAAGCCGATGCGTTACAGGCTGCCACCGTACACTGGTTGCGCCACACCGGCATTTCAGAAGACGTGAAGACCCGGCCGCGCGAGCACGTTCGTGATGACGCCGGCCACGGTTCCAGCGCCATTACAGATCGCTACATCGACGTCGAACGTCAGGCGCGCCATGCCTCGGCGCGCCACAAGAAGATCAACCCGGTCGAATCAGACTGA
- a CDS encoding metalloregulator ArsR/SmtB family transcription factor, producing the protein METPVPFFKSLADDTRLKALLLISQAGELCVCDIQDALALSQPKVSRHLAELRKSGLVADERRGKWVYYRINPALPDWAKSILTLTADHNADYLPIADQSVDCCPEPLQPSEPA; encoded by the coding sequence ATGGAAACACCAGTACCGTTTTTTAAATCCCTCGCCGACGACACTCGCCTGAAAGCCCTGTTGCTGATCAGTCAGGCGGGCGAGCTGTGTGTCTGTGACATCCAGGATGCGCTGGCATTGAGCCAGCCCAAGGTGTCACGCCATCTGGCCGAGCTGCGCAAAAGCGGACTGGTTGCCGATGAGCGGCGTGGAAAATGGGTCTATTACCGAATCAATCCGGCGCTGCCGGACTGGGCTAAATCGATATTGACGCTGACAGCCGACCACAACGCCGACTACCTGCCAATTGCCGATCAATCCGTAGATTGCTGCCCAGAACCGCTGCAACCGAGTGAACCCGCATGA
- a CDS encoding metallophosphoesterase yields the protein MRPARLSLASTCAHNTGMKQSIESHQTLTANPHGRDFILADLHGHRARLDAALAEREFDPKRDRLFSVGDLIDRGPDSPACLELLDEPWFFAVRGNHEQMLIDALRSQQSMSWSRWLMNGGNWALHQPEQQLEVWAEQLDQLPHTLTIEFDQARIGLCHAQYRLPHWDDRLDASDYDKSDWVWGRSRLAGRDDRSVAGVDWLFHGHTIVERVERLGNSVFIDRGAYNDGPLVLINVADWLTGTDSYSLS from the coding sequence ATGCGCCCTGCCCGCCTTTCGCTGGCATCGACCTGCGCGCATAATACCGGCATGAAACAATCGATTGAGAGCCATCAGACGCTCACCGCCAACCCGCACGGACGAGACTTCATTCTGGCCGACCTGCACGGCCACCGGGCGCGACTGGATGCAGCGCTGGCCGAACGTGAATTCGATCCCAAGCGCGACCGATTGTTTTCCGTCGGCGATTTAATCGACCGCGGGCCAGACAGCCCGGCCTGTCTGGAATTGCTCGACGAACCCTGGTTTTTTGCGGTTCGGGGCAATCACGAACAGATGCTGATCGACGCTTTGCGCAGTCAGCAATCGATGAGTTGGAGCCGATGGTTGATGAATGGCGGCAACTGGGCGTTGCATCAGCCAGAACAGCAATTGGAAGTCTGGGCCGAACAGCTGGACCAATTGCCACATACATTGACGATTGAATTTGACCAGGCTCGAATTGGTCTGTGCCATGCGCAGTATCGCTTGCCACATTGGGACGACCGACTCGACGCCAGCGATTACGACAAGTCGGATTGGGTCTGGGGCCGTTCGCGCCTGGCCGGCCGGGATGATCGCTCGGTCGCAGGCGTAGACTGGCTGTTTCATGGACATACCATTGTTGAACGCGTTGAGCGGCTGGGGAATTCGGTGTTTATTGACCGAGGCGCCTACAACGACGGCCCGCTGGTGCTGATCAATGTGGCCGATTGGCTGACCGGCACCGATTCATACTCACTTTCCTGA
- a CDS encoding CLCA_X family protein, which yields MSQTGWKRNGPDHRQGQAVGFAEVRRRFDFRSVRLGRWVTTDERDRAASAFYDALCDLMLILGGNETLIGLRGTLSLEYGLGGQLGVVAHYQPASRAFALAKNAGPGSIAHEWFHAFDHYIADKAFIDPPPSQMGSRAWLDSRPPQPHALNERLFRCYQAVMLDDSGQQPSALFRASTQADRERHQLYYSQPEELCARAFEAFVEDATIKNRFLVQGSRSSAEARAGLYPGGAERQRCNQAFADYFQALGRALKQNPTSGA from the coding sequence ATGAGTCAAACAGGCTGGAAACGTAACGGTCCGGATCATCGTCAGGGCCAGGCAGTGGGCTTTGCCGAGGTGCGCCGGCGTTTCGATTTTCGCTCGGTGCGGCTCGGCCGCTGGGTGACAACGGACGAACGCGACCGCGCGGCCAGCGCCTTTTACGATGCTCTGTGCGACCTGATGCTGATTCTCGGCGGCAATGAAACCCTGATCGGCCTGCGCGGCACGCTGTCGTTAGAGTACGGCCTGGGCGGGCAGTTGGGCGTGGTGGCGCATTATCAGCCGGCCAGTCGAGCCTTTGCGCTGGCCAAAAACGCCGGGCCGGGCAGCATCGCACATGAATGGTTTCATGCCTTCGATCACTACATTGCCGACAAGGCCTTTATCGATCCGCCACCAAGCCAGATGGGTTCCCGCGCCTGGCTGGACAGCCGGCCGCCGCAGCCGCACGCGCTCAACGAACGTCTGTTTCGCTGCTATCAGGCCGTCATGCTGGACGACAGCGGCCAGCAACCCAGCGCTTTATTTCGAGCCTCCACCCAAGCGGACAGAGAACGACATCAGCTCTATTACAGCCAACCGGAAGAACTCTGCGCCCGGGCATTCGAAGCGTTTGTTGAAGACGCGACCATCAAGAATCGCTTTCTGGTGCAGGGCAGTCGTTCATCGGCCGAAGCCAGGGCAGGGCTTTACCCAGGCGGGGCAGAGCGCCAACGCTGCAACCAGGCCTTCGCCGATTATTTCCAGGCGTTGGGTCGGGCACTGAAACAGAACCCAACGTCCGGCGCTTAA
- a CDS encoding response regulator — MSQSIKVMLVDDQTLVREGIKSLLQLAGHIDIVGEASDGEEALERIPNCQPDVVLMDIRMPRLDGIETTQRLAAQPGTPPVIILTTFDDHELVLNGIRAGARGFLLKDVSLESLVEAIEAVHRGETLIQPAVTERVMRGYTELTGDSKIDKEPIQEPLTQREIEILRLMAGGYSNKEISRAIFKSEGTIKNHVSNILAKMNVRDRTRAVLKALELGLI, encoded by the coding sequence ATGAGCCAATCCATCAAGGTCATGCTGGTGGATGACCAAACCCTGGTGCGCGAAGGCATCAAATCCTTATTGCAGCTGGCGGGTCACATCGACATCGTCGGAGAAGCCAGTGACGGCGAAGAAGCACTGGAACGCATTCCCAACTGCCAACCCGACGTTGTATTGATGGATATCCGCATGCCGCGTTTAGACGGCATTGAAACCACGCAACGACTGGCCGCTCAGCCAGGCACTCCACCGGTGATTATTCTGACCACCTTTGACGATCACGAACTGGTCCTGAACGGCATTCGCGCCGGAGCACGAGGGTTCCTGCTCAAAGACGTCTCACTGGAAAGTCTGGTTGAAGCCATTGAGGCCGTTCATCGCGGCGAAACCCTGATTCAGCCCGCCGTGACCGAGCGCGTCATGCGTGGCTACACCGAACTCACCGGCGATTCCAAAATCGACAAAGAGCCGATTCAGGAACCACTGACGCAGCGTGAGATCGAAATTTTGCGATTGATGGCCGGTGGTTACAGCAACAAGGAAATTTCCCGCGCCATTTTTAAATCGGAAGGCACCATTAAGAACCACGTCTCCAATATTCTCGCCAAAATGAACGTGCGTGATCGCACCCGGGCCGTGCTTAAAGCGCTTGAACTGGGACTGATCTAA
- the gorA gene encoding glutathione-disulfide reductase produces MSTSYDYDLVVIGAGSGGVRAARMSASRGAKVAIIESRYLGGTCVNVGCVPKKLFVYASEYAQAFEDSAGYGYRVDSQPTFDWATLRDNKTAEIQRLNGVYDGLLGRAGVEIILGHGRFVDDHTVEVDGQKRISAAQILIATGTWPTRPDIPGAELGITSNEVFYLDTLPDDAIVVGGGYIAVEFAGIFNGLGVSTHLVYRGEPVLRGFDREVRDFVSEQMAQAGVDLQYNRSLTKIEKLANGRLNVTFDDGGQTETGLVLFATGRDALVDGLDLNNTGVTLTDNGFIAVDDRYRTAVPHIRALGDVIGRVPLTPVAIAEGMFISADLFGDESPRPVDYNQIPTAVFCQPNVGTVGLTEEAAAEQFDRVEVYSTQFRAMRNTLSGNPGRTLMKMLVDAQTQRVLGLHMVGDDAGEIIQGLAVAMNAGATKADFDRTIGIHPTSAEEFVTMREPSRIVGRSV; encoded by the coding sequence ATGTCTACATCCTACGACTATGATCTGGTGGTCATTGGTGCGGGGTCCGGTGGCGTTCGTGCCGCTCGCATGTCGGCCAGCCGCGGAGCCAAGGTCGCCATCATCGAATCCCGCTACCTGGGTGGAACCTGTGTCAACGTCGGCTGCGTGCCGAAAAAGCTCTTTGTTTACGCCTCTGAGTACGCCCAAGCATTCGAAGACAGTGCTGGTTATGGCTACCGTGTAGACAGTCAACCGACGTTCGACTGGGCCACATTGAGAGACAACAAAACAGCCGAGATTCAACGCTTGAACGGCGTCTACGACGGGCTTCTTGGGCGAGCCGGCGTGGAGATTATTCTGGGCCATGGCCGATTCGTAGACGATCACACGGTAGAAGTCGACGGCCAAAAACGCATCAGTGCCGCACAGATTTTAATTGCGACCGGCACCTGGCCGACACGGCCAGACATTCCTGGTGCAGAGCTTGGCATCACTTCCAACGAGGTGTTTTACCTCGATACGTTGCCGGACGATGCCATTGTCGTCGGTGGCGGTTATATCGCCGTGGAATTCGCCGGAATTTTCAACGGTTTGGGTGTTTCAACCCATTTGGTTTATCGCGGCGAGCCGGTGCTGCGCGGCTTCGATCGTGAAGTCCGCGACTTCGTTTCCGAGCAAATGGCGCAAGCCGGTGTCGATCTGCAATACAACCGTAGCCTGACCAAGATCGAAAAACTGGCCAACGGACGTCTGAACGTCACCTTTGACGACGGCGGCCAAACCGAAACCGGCCTGGTGCTGTTTGCCACTGGCCGTGATGCGCTGGTGGATGGGTTGGATTTGAACAACACCGGCGTGACGTTAACGGATAATGGCTTTATTGCCGTCGATGATCGTTACCGCACGGCCGTGCCGCACATTCGCGCCCTGGGCGACGTCATTGGCCGTGTGCCGTTGACGCCGGTAGCCATTGCCGAAGGCATGTTTATTTCGGCCGATTTGTTTGGCGATGAAAGCCCACGACCGGTGGATTACAACCAAATCCCGACGGCCGTTTTCTGCCAGCCGAACGTCGGTACCGTGGGTCTGACGGAAGAAGCCGCGGCAGAGCAGTTTGATCGGGTCGAGGTGTACAGCACTCAATTCCGAGCCATGCGCAATACTTTGTCGGGCAATCCGGGCCGGACTTTGATGAAGATGCTGGTGGATGCGCAGACTCAGCGCGTTTTGGGCTTGCACATGGTAGGCGACGACGCTGGCGAGATCATTCAGGGTTTGGCCGTGGCAATGAACGCCGGTGCTACTAAGGCGGATTTCGACCGGACCATTGGCATTCACCCGACCTCGGCGGAAGAGTTCGTCACCATGCGCGAACCCAGCCGCATCGTCGGGCGGTCAGTCTGA
- the arsH gene encoding arsenical resistance protein ArsH gives MSPTEQPINLADLPNLDAEQFQRPSANRFQTALSDRPPRFLLLYGSLRERSFSRLVIEESARLLQSMGAQVRIFDPQGLPLPDESSVEHPKVQQLRDWVQWSDGQVWCSPERHGAMTGVFKSQIDWIPLSLGAIRPTQGKTLAVMQVCGGSQSFNVVNQLRVLGRWMRMVTIPNQSSVPKVWQEFDEAGRMKPSSYYHRIVDVMEELVKFTLLTRDQGDFLLDRYSERVESAEALMQRVNQPAQASS, from the coding sequence ATGAGTCCGACTGAGCAACCCATAAACCTGGCTGATTTACCCAATCTGGACGCCGAACAATTTCAGCGCCCCAGTGCCAATCGGTTTCAAACGGCGCTCTCCGATCGGCCGCCGCGTTTTCTGTTGTTGTACGGGTCGTTGCGTGAACGGTCGTTCAGTCGTCTGGTTATCGAAGAAAGCGCCCGTCTACTGCAAAGCATGGGTGCGCAGGTGCGTATTTTTGACCCACAGGGTCTGCCATTGCCCGATGAAAGCTCAGTAGAACACCCGAAAGTGCAGCAATTGCGCGACTGGGTGCAATGGTCGGACGGTCAAGTCTGGTGTTCGCCGGAACGCCATGGCGCCATGACTGGCGTGTTCAAGAGCCAGATTGACTGGATTCCGTTGTCGCTCGGCGCCATTCGTCCGACTCAGGGAAAAACACTGGCGGTGATGCAGGTCTGCGGCGGTTCTCAATCGTTCAACGTGGTGAATCAACTGCGTGTGCTGGGCCGCTGGATGCGCATGGTGACGATTCCGAACCAATCGTCGGTACCCAAGGTGTGGCAAGAGTTCGATGAGGCAGGGCGCATGAAACCGTCGAGTTATTACCACCGCATCGTCGACGTTATGGAAGAGCTGGTGAAGTTCACGCTGCTGACGCGCGACCAGGGCGATTTCCTGCTCGATCGTTATTCCGAGCGTGTCGAAAGCGCCGAAGCTCTGATGCAACGGGTTAATCAACCGGCACAGGCGTCCTCCTGA
- the imuA gene encoding translesion DNA synthesis-associated protein ImuA, with product MSLLTTLTERGDLWSGQHWRQTQIPTLPTGQAALDAILPGGGWPSAAVTELFYPASGQGELRVLLPALAQLSQSDSRWQIWCNAPFRPHGSALAHWGLRLDRLLLCQTSSEAELCWTLEQSLSTGGSHAVVAWVDVLDSRRLRRLQLAAEKSDVPLFLLRPTARQHQASMAALRLAIEPDQAEQVRCRVLKRRGGWPGAEARLSLPLNRARPGSSL from the coding sequence ATGTCGTTACTGACCACTCTGACCGAACGCGGTGACCTCTGGTCCGGCCAGCACTGGCGGCAGACGCAGATCCCGACGCTGCCAACCGGCCAAGCCGCTCTGGATGCAATTTTACCCGGCGGCGGCTGGCCGTCAGCGGCGGTGACCGAGCTCTTCTATCCGGCATCCGGACAGGGCGAGTTGCGCGTTTTGTTGCCCGCCTTGGCGCAACTGAGCCAGAGCGACAGCCGTTGGCAAATCTGGTGCAACGCGCCTTTTCGTCCACATGGCTCGGCGTTGGCGCATTGGGGACTGCGGCTCGATCGCTTATTGCTGTGCCAGACGTCCAGCGAAGCCGAGCTGTGCTGGACACTGGAGCAAAGCCTCAGTACCGGCGGCAGTCATGCCGTGGTGGCTTGGGTCGATGTACTCGACTCGCGGCGTTTGCGTCGCTTGCAACTGGCGGCCGAGAAAAGCGATGTGCCGCTGTTTCTGTTGCGGCCGACTGCGCGCCAACATCAGGCCTCCATGGCGGCGCTGCGCCTGGCGATTGAGCCGGATCAGGCCGAGCAGGTGCGTTGTCGGGTATTAAAACGGCGCGGCGGCTGGCCCGGCGCCGAGGCGCGACTCAGTTTGCCGCTCAATCGGGCGCGGCCAGGCTCATCCTTATGA
- a CDS encoding GNAT family N-acetyltransferase encodes MTQSDLDWAELVQLDERNARQARSLLYHSYRDEPTFRYLLGADRPGYRQRIRATIRELIYLHFERGETVFGVLDKTSQRLLGVVFVSDVGLKMDISRQLRWRLKMTLTAGFEATRRFISYYNDVQSSLPDKRHRLVSLIGIHPDFQKRGLGRMLMEAVHELTEQDNESIGLFLDTGNTRYLSFYESLGYRSFAELPLGELTETVLFRPNPNYAEQAA; translated from the coding sequence ATGACCCAAAGTGACCTGGATTGGGCGGAATTGGTGCAGCTGGATGAACGTAACGCCCGTCAAGCGCGCTCACTGCTGTACCATTCCTATCGCGATGAACCGACCTTCCGTTATTTGCTGGGTGCCGACCGCCCGGGTTACCGGCAGCGTATTCGTGCCACCATCCGTGAATTGATCTATCTGCATTTTGAGCGCGGTGAAACCGTCTTTGGCGTTCTTGACAAGACCAGTCAGCGACTGCTGGGCGTGGTCTTTGTCAGCGATGTTGGTTTGAAGATGGATATTTCACGTCAGTTGCGTTGGCGCTTGAAAATGACCCTGACAGCAGGCTTTGAAGCCACCCGGCGTTTCATCAGCTACTACAACGACGTTCAAAGCAGCTTGCCGGACAAACGCCACCGTCTGGTCAGTTTGATCGGCATCCATCCGGATTTTCAGAAACGCGGCCTGGGCCGAATGCTGATGGAAGCCGTGCATGAGCTGACCGAACAGGACAATGAATCCATTGGCCTGTTCCTGGACACCGGCAACACGCGCTATCTGTCTTTCTATGAATCGCTCGGCTACCGCAGTTTCGCTGAACTGCCGCTGGGTGAGCTGACCGAAACCGTGCTGTTCCGGCCGAATCCGAATTACGCCGAGCAGGCGGCTTAA
- a CDS encoding arsenate reductase ArsC, giving the protein MKILFICTHNRCRSILCEAISQARAGGCIEARSAGSQPAGEVHPLTLRYLAEAGYPTDQLRSQSWDDFEDFAPDLVITVCDSAAGESCPVWFGRALKVHWGLEDPSKQEGTDAEKADAFRATIALIEQRVDALAQLDSLNRADWPAALTQLGAKP; this is encoded by the coding sequence ATGAAAATTCTCTTTATCTGCACCCACAACCGCTGTCGCAGCATTTTGTGCGAAGCCATCAGCCAGGCGAGGGCGGGCGGGTGCATCGAAGCGCGCAGCGCTGGCAGTCAACCAGCTGGCGAAGTCCACCCATTAACGCTGCGCTATCTGGCCGAAGCGGGTTATCCGACGGATCAACTGCGCAGCCAATCCTGGGATGATTTCGAGGATTTCGCGCCGGATCTGGTGATCACCGTGTGCGACAGCGCCGCCGGCGAAAGTTGCCCGGTCTGGTTTGGTCGCGCACTGAAAGTGCACTGGGGCCTAGAAGATCCGTCCAAACAGGAAGGAACAGACGCCGAGAAAGCCGACGCTTTCCGCGCCACCATCGCATTGATCGAACAACGCGTTGACGCCCTGGCTCAGCTGGATTCGCTGAATCGCGCCGACTGGCCTGCTGCCTTGACTCAACTGGGAGCCAAACCATGA
- a CDS encoding sensor histidine kinase, giving the protein MYRNVLVQTLEGAIGYLAWAVVCYLTLSSEPADSPQGKIRLLLIVAGLLVYIVGFYFSSRDAQYERFDLRIRQLAYMAQFIAVIGIRFETQTGVIAILSVALAAQLPFFFSRQGALIGLTVLIGIDFGFTFWAWDIEDPVLRWTMVAAFHAFAMLMSQRVIQEQEARDQVSALNRELLATQALLEESAKQTERIRIARDLHDGLGHKLTALILKLQYLTHTTQDETRERVGETHELARGLLSDVRETVHQMRGDSSIRLKEALEALVSQVPRLRIELDLDPTASVADVEVAEALFRCIQEAITNTLKHGNASRMTISSRKGPNDIQLFIADNGGCQGGFFEEGDGLRGMRERIEALSGQLHIATQSGFALNISIPVAEAI; this is encoded by the coding sequence GTGTACCGCAATGTGCTGGTGCAAACACTTGAAGGGGCCATTGGTTATCTCGCCTGGGCGGTGGTGTGTTATCTGACGCTCAGCAGTGAACCGGCGGATTCGCCACAGGGAAAAATACGTCTGCTGCTGATTGTGGCGGGTTTGCTGGTCTATATCGTCGGTTTTTACTTTTCATCGCGCGACGCTCAGTACGAACGCTTTGATCTGCGCATTCGTCAGTTGGCCTATATGGCGCAATTCATCGCCGTTATCGGCATTCGGTTCGAGACACAAACCGGCGTCATCGCCATTCTCAGCGTGGCGCTGGCCGCGCAATTGCCGTTCTTTTTCTCCCGTCAGGGCGCTTTGATCGGACTCACGGTGCTGATCGGCATCGACTTTGGATTCACCTTCTGGGCCTGGGACATCGAAGATCCGGTATTGCGCTGGACGATGGTCGCTGCATTCCATGCCTTCGCCATGCTGATGAGTCAGCGTGTCATCCAGGAACAGGAAGCGCGCGACCAGGTGTCGGCGCTGAACCGGGAGTTGCTCGCAACTCAGGCGCTGCTGGAAGAATCCGCCAAACAAACCGAGCGCATTCGTATTGCGCGCGATCTGCACGACGGCCTGGGCCACAAACTCACGGCGCTGATTCTCAAGCTGCAATATCTGACGCACACCACTCAGGATGAAACCCGCGAGCGAGTAGGGGAGACGCACGAACTGGCCCGAGGCCTGTTGTCGGACGTGCGTGAGACCGTGCACCAGATGCGCGGCGATTCGAGCATTCGTCTGAAAGAGGCGCTGGAAGCGCTGGTGTCGCAAGTACCGCGATTGCGCATCGAACTGGACCTGGACCCGACAGCCAGCGTCGCCGATGTGGAAGTGGCAGAAGCCTTGTTTCGCTGCATTCAGGAAGCCATCACCAATACGCTCAAACACGGTAATGCCAGCCGCATGACCATCAGCAGTCGGAAAGGTCCGAACGACATTCAGCTCTTTATTGCCGACAACGGCGGTTGCCAGGGCGGTTTCTTTGAAGAAGGCGATGGGTTGCGCGGCATGCGCGAACGCATCGAAGCACTCAGTGGTCAGCTGCACATCGCAACTCAAAGCGGTTTTGCACTGAACATTTCCATTCCTGTTGCGGAGGCTATATGA
- a CDS encoding GNAT family N-acetyltransferase, with the protein MPSDSAIRHFRPAQNGDVLAITEIYNEGIASGLGTFETRLREPSEIEAWLPTIERYPLWVATLDNQVVGFARLSSYRDRPCYDGIAEFSIYLKKSAQGQGIGRELLTALLAAATDAGFHKVFVSYLHF; encoded by the coding sequence ATGCCCTCAGACAGTGCAATCCGTCATTTCCGGCCAGCCCAGAATGGCGATGTTTTGGCTATTACCGAGATCTACAACGAAGGCATCGCCTCCGGTTTAGGCACCTTCGAAACCCGCCTGCGCGAACCCAGTGAAATTGAAGCCTGGTTACCGACTATCGAACGTTATCCGCTGTGGGTAGCCACGCTGGATAATCAGGTTGTCGGTTTTGCGCGCTTGTCGTCCTATCGCGACCGGCCCTGTTACGACGGCATCGCCGAATTCTCGATTTACCTGAAGAAGAGTGCCCAAGGGCAGGGGATTGGCCGCGAACTGCTAACCGCCCTGTTAGCGGCAGCGACTGACGCCGGTTTTCACAAGGTGTTTGTCTCGTATCTTCACTTTTAA
- the arsB gene encoding ACR3 family arsenite efflux transporter yields the protein MGRFERYLSVWVGLSILLGLALGSVFPAWFAQLATLDIARVNLVIAVLIWLMIYPMMIEIDLGTLKSVGQQPKGLVLTLVINWLIKPFTMAALGWLFFRWVFVDWVDPQSATEYIAGMILLGAAPCTAMVFVWSQLTRGNANYTLVQVTLNDLILIVAYAPLTAWLLGINDVSVPWETLGLSVLLYVVLPVIAGVLTRRWLLTLEDTRRQRFTRRLKPGSIFGLLLTVLLLFGLQAPTVLEQPLMIVLIAIPLLLQTYGVFALAYGMARALKLPYAIAAPACMIGTSNFFELAVAVAIALFGLDSGAALATVVGVLVEVPVMLSLVGFSNRTRHWFEKVE from the coding sequence ATGGGACGATTTGAACGTTATCTGTCTGTCTGGGTCGGCCTGAGTATTCTGCTTGGGCTGGCGTTGGGCAGCGTGTTTCCGGCGTGGTTTGCGCAATTGGCGACGCTGGACATCGCCCGGGTCAATCTGGTCATCGCTGTGCTGATCTGGTTGATGATCTACCCGATGATGATTGAGATCGACCTCGGCACCCTGAAATCCGTCGGCCAGCAGCCCAAAGGGCTGGTGCTGACCCTGGTAATTAACTGGCTGATCAAGCCGTTCACCATGGCCGCCCTGGGCTGGCTGTTTTTTCGTTGGGTGTTTGTTGATTGGGTTGATCCACAGTCGGCCACCGAATACATCGCCGGCATGATCCTGCTGGGCGCCGCGCCCTGTACCGCCATGGTGTTTGTCTGGAGCCAACTGACCCGAGGCAACGCTAACTACACCCTGGTGCAGGTGACACTCAACGACCTGATTCTGATCGTCGCCTACGCACCGCTAACGGCCTGGCTGCTCGGCATCAACGATGTTTCAGTACCCTGGGAAACCCTGGGGTTGTCGGTATTGTTGTACGTTGTGTTGCCGGTTATCGCCGGCGTATTAACGCGCCGCTGGCTACTGACACTGGAAGATACCCGACGCCAGAGGTTCACACGACGCTTAAAACCCGGCTCCATTTTCGGCTTGTTGCTTACCGTCTTATTGCTGTTCGGCCTGCAAGCACCGACTGTTCTGGAACAGCCGCTGATGATCGTTTTGATCGCCATACCGCTGTTGCTGCAAACCTACGGCGTCTTTGCACTGGCTTACGGCATGGCTCGTGCACTGAAATTGCCGTACGCCATCGCCGCACCGGCGTGCATGATCGGCACATCCAACTTTTTCGAGCTGGCCGTGGCCGTCGCCATTGCCTTATTCGGTCTGGATTCTGGTGCCGCCCTGGCGACCGTCGTTGGTGTATTGGTGGAAGTGCCGGTGATGTTGTCGTTGGTCGGGTTCAGTAATCGCACCCGCCATTGGTTTGAAAAGGTCGAGTAG